The Geitlerinema sp. PCC 9228 genomic sequence GTTTATCTAGTTTTATTTGTATCAGCATTGTATTTTGGCAGCCGAATTTTACGCGAAGGTCCAAACTTCAACTTACCCATTCCCGGTGAAGAAAACCAAGAAACCATCAGCACCTCGCAAGCACAACATCGCCCCGATAGCCGTCCAGCTGAAAGCCGCTAGTTAGGAGGAAATCATGGAAACTGTAGAAACCTTCTTACCCCAAGTTTGGTTTGTGATTCTGGGTTTGTTTCTATTTATTTATATCGTTCTCGATGGGTTTGACCTAGGCGTTGGTATTCTCTCTTTAACCAGTTCCAGCGAACAGCGTCGCGGCATTCTTATGACCAGCTTGAGCAACGTTTGGGATGCCAACGAAACCTGGTTGGTGTTAATGGGAGGTGCCTTATTTGGCGCGTTTCCCCTTGCTTACGGAACGTTGCTCCATGCTTTGTACATTCCTATCATGCTCATGGTTTTCGGTTTAATTTTTCGCGCCGTTGCCTTTGAGTTTCGGGAACATTCCGACAACAAAGTTTTGTGGAATTTGGCATTTGCAGGTGGTAGTTTTTTAGCAGCTTTGGCGCAAGGATTTGCCCTCGGCGGTGTGGTTTCGGGAATCGCTGTAGATGCTGACGGCGACTTTATTGGCGGTTCTTGGGATTGGCTGAACTGGTATTCAGCATTGGTAGCCCTCACCGTCATTCAAGGGTATGTTTTAATTGGTTCTACCTATTTGGTTTTAAAAACTGAAGGTTCCCTACAGGAAAACCACTTCAAAACCGCCAAGCTGGCAGCTTGGACAACGGTCATTCCTGCGGTTATTGTTACGATAGTTACGCCGCTTTCCTACGAACATATTCTCCACCGTTGGTTCGACCAACCTTGGGTGTATGTTTCCATGCCAGTGCCGGTATTGGCTTTGATTGCTTTTTGGCAGTTGATGCGGAGTTTGAACCAACGCCGCGATGTGGCTCCTTTTGTGTGGACGATCGTAATTTTCTTGATTTCTTTCTTTGGGGTAACAATTAGTGTATTTCCCTACATTATTCCGCCGGAAATCACTATTTACGAAGCAGCGGCCTCTACCAGTGCGTTGGTATTTATGCTCATTTTCATTGGTTTTTTAATTCCGATTATGCTGTTTTACAATGTTTATCAATACGTGGTATTTCGGGGGAAAATCACCAGCAGCCAATACAGTGAAAATGCTTGAATTTCGATGAAGTCTATAAATGTCTCCCTTATTATGGGGGACTTCCGGGGATTCTGTTTGCAGAAAATTTTGTTAGGTATAAAATCAGAATCCCTCTTTTTTAGCTTCTCTTGAACCTACTGAAAGGGATTGGGTATGAAACGCGATCGCTTTCTTTTAATAGGAAGAAAGGATTTACAAAAAATACAATAGAAATTTCCTTTGAGTATATTGCTTATCTACCCAAGAATTTTCTCACAGGAAGCTGAACCAGCAAAACCCCAACTGTCACCACTACCAAACCCAAGATATCCGCAGGTTGGGGAATATCACCAAAAGCCATCCATGCCATGACCATTGTTACAGGCGGTCCTAAATAAAACAAACTTGCCACGCGGGTAGCGTCGAGGCGGGAAAGCAGCAGCCACATAAAGGCGTAGGATGCCAGGGAAACCCCAAGAATTAACCAGCTTAATGTAGCCACCAGGGGAAGGTTCCACTGAATGGCTAAATTTTCCACGGTGATGGCAGGAATTGCCAAAACCACGGTGGTGGCGAAGCTTTGGAAAAAGAGGGTTTCGGCGAGGCTGGGGGAAGGATGGTGTTGGGAGGAAGTTTCCCGCCGCCGCTGCAGCAAACTGGCGATGGTGATGGCAACCACAGAACCAAAGGGGATGAAGTAGGCAAATGCAGAAGCTTCGCTGTTGAGTTGGATGCGGGTTCCCACTGCGATCGCTACACCCAAAAATCCTACAATTAATCCTAGCCACTGGGATACGCTGGTCTTTTCTCCGACAACCAAACCCGACAAAGCACCAGTGACCAAAGGTTGCAATGCCACTACCAACGCAACAATGCCAGCGGGAACATCTCGTTCCAGGGCCAGCAAGGCACAGCTCAACCAGACTCCGTGTGCTAAAATTCCCACTAAGGAAGTATGAGCGAGGGTGTTGGTATCGTACCAAACCCACTTTCGACCTATGGTGAGATAGGTAAAGAGCAACAAGCTGAGAACGGTATACCGCCAAAACAGCAAGGTGAAGGTTCCAGTGTAGGGTAAGCCATATTCGGCACCGATAAAACCGGAGTTCCAAAGCAGAACGAATGCGATCGCGTAGCTAATGGTGGAATGTGCTATTGTTCTCATAGATTATATTTGGATGGCAGCGATCGCGGTTGGAAATTATCTCTGGTTTTTGGCAGGATGGGAGAATAGCGATCGCGTTTTTAGCAAAAACAGCCAAACTATCATAGCAGACTCTGGATTGGGTTCGGAGTTTTATAGAACATATTTTCTAAAATTTTCCAATATTGAGGGATTTACCTGGCGATGCTGTCAAGTTTTCTTGATTTGTAATGTTGGAAGTGTTGGAAACCGTTCATAACTTACGTAAATTTACAAATGCTTTTTAGTATTCTGAAAAAAAAAAATACGGTTTTGAGCGTTATACCATTTCCTTGATAATCTGCAAGAGATAATAGAGGCATTTTTGTAGGGGCGCTTCGCGAAGCGCCCCTACCAGGGCAATTAGGAAATTCCAGACAATCATTGTTTTTCAGAAATGGTATTACTAAATGTTATTTTTAAAACAAAATCCGCCAAGTATATTTGAAAGCGATCGTGTAGACCAAGCCCAATCTACTACAATAGTACTTTGTTTCTTGGTTTCTATTCTTGAAATTTTCTTAATGTCAGTAGAATGTTTTTCTTAAATCGTGTTAGTTTAACGGTATTGACATCCATCGAACTTCAAAGGCTACGGAAAAATGGACCAAAGCCGGAAGCAAGCATATACTCAGCTAATTCAGAAACTGCTAGCGTGTTCTGAAAACGAATTATCCGAACTTTTGGAAGGCAACCAAGAATTACTAGATGATGGTTTCGTGCAGGCAATGCAGCGAGAAAAATCGCAGTTATCAGAGGCGGGAGAGGAAGACGCAGCAAATTTTTTGCAGCAGCTAGCTGAAGCCATGGCAGCGCAGTTAGGTATTTTAGCAACGTCAGCCAATTACCAAGACTATCGAGAATTGCTTCAAGCTTTGTTTGAGGCAGAAGATGAAGATAATTCGCAACGGGTGAACGAACTGCTGGCAAAGAATCAATCTTTATTAAACCAACAGTTTGCAAAAATTATGATAGAAGTAGCTGATGAGTTAATCGAAAATAATCCACCGGAAGCGAAAAATACGATTATTTCTTTGGTGGAATATTTAAGCATTTCTATTCACCAGTTTTCTCAAGGGAAGATTTATAACAATCAAGAAATTGCTCTTGCTGGTTATAACTGGCTTTTGTTACATCAAATTGAGAATTCTGAACGATGGGCACGAACTCAAAATAATTTAGGTGCAATTTATTCAGAACGTATTATTGGCGAACGCGCATACAATTTAGAAAAAGCAATTTTTTGCTACCAAAGTGCTATTAACAGTTATTCGGACAATGAAGTTTCTCAAAGTTGGGCTATAGCTCAATACAATTTAGGTCTAACCTATCAAAAACGTATTCAAGGGAATCGCAAAACCAATTCAGAAACAGCAATCGTTTGTTACAAAAACGCTCTAAAGTTTTACAATCAAGATAATTTTCCTCAGAACTGGGCGATTGTTCAAAACAATCTAGGTCTTATTTATAAAGAACGCATCGAAGGAAATCGTGTTGAAAATCTAGAAAAGGCAATTGCTTGCTATCAAAATGCTCTAAAAGTTTGTA encodes the following:
- the cydB gene encoding cytochrome d ubiquinol oxidase subunit II encodes the protein METVETFLPQVWFVILGLFLFIYIVLDGFDLGVGILSLTSSSEQRRGILMTSLSNVWDANETWLVLMGGALFGAFPLAYGTLLHALYIPIMLMVFGLIFRAVAFEFREHSDNKVLWNLAFAGGSFLAALAQGFALGGVVSGIAVDADGDFIGGSWDWLNWYSALVALTVIQGYVLIGSTYLVLKTEGSLQENHFKTAKLAAWTTVIPAVIVTIVTPLSYEHILHRWFDQPWVYVSMPVPVLALIAFWQLMRSLNQRRDVAPFVWTIVIFLISFFGVTISVFPYIIPPEITIYEAAASTSALVFMLIFIGFLIPIMLFYNVYQYVVFRGKITSSQYSENA
- a CDS encoding DMT family transporter, giving the protein MRTIAHSTISYAIAFVLLWNSGFIGAEYGLPYTGTFTLLFWRYTVLSLLLFTYLTIGRKWVWYDTNTLAHTSLVGILAHGVWLSCALLALERDVPAGIVALVVALQPLVTGALSGLVVGEKTSVSQWLGLIVGFLGVAIAVGTRIQLNSEASAFAYFIPFGSVVAITIASLLQRRRETSSQHHPSPSLAETLFFQSFATTVVLAIPAITVENLAIQWNLPLVATLSWLILGVSLASYAFMWLLLSRLDATRVASLFYLGPPVTMVMAWMAFGDIPQPADILGLVVVTVGVLLVQLPVRKFLGR